The following are from one region of the Lynx canadensis isolate LIC74 chromosome D4, mLynCan4.pri.v2, whole genome shotgun sequence genome:
- the DYNC2I2 gene encoding WD repeat-containing protein 34 isoform X2 — protein sequence MVDTGMSWRLLKNMDVWLPAVLATLKSCQTASIATAEASVQTRKHADAEVQTEVPAPVSVRTVAQHDSPRLAAFLRRVEAMVIRELNKNWQSHAFDGFEVNWTDQQPTVTCLHTLGYPPAQGQGLHVTSVSWNTTGSVVACAYGRLDDGDWSTLKSFVCAWNLDRRGLNPQQPSAAVEVPSAVMCLAFHPTQPSHVAGGLYSGEVLVWDVSHPEDPLLWRTGLTDDTHTDPVYQVVWLPEPRHSHRFQVLSVATDGKVLLWQGGGAGQLQLTEGFALVVQQLPRNTKLKKPPRGETEVGATAVAFSGFDPSLFVLGTEGGFPLKCSLAAEEAALTRMPSSVPLRAPARFTFSPHGGPIYSVSCSPFHRNLFLSAGTDGHIHLYSMLQAQPLASLQLSHKYLFAVRWSPVRPLVFAAASGEGDVQLFDLQKSSQKPTVSIKQTQDDSPVYCLEFNRQQTQLLAAGDAKGTVKVWQLSTEFTEQGPRETEDLEQLAAEVAT from the exons AAAAGTTGCCAGACGGCGAGCATTGCCACTGCTGAAGCGTCTGTCCAGACCCGGAAGCATGCGGATGCTGAGGTGCAGACCGAGGTCCCTGCACCGGTCAGCGTGCGGACTGTGGCCCAGCACGACAGCCCCAGGCTTGCAGCCTTTCTTCGGAGGGTGGAGGCCATGGTTATTCGAGAGCTGAATAAGAACTGGCAGAGCCACGCTTTTGACGGCTTCGAGGTGAACTGGACAGACCAGCAGCCAACG GTCACGTGTCTGCACACCCTGGGCTACCCCCCAGCCCAGGGGCAGGGTCTGCATGTGACCAGTGTCTCCTGGAACACCACCGGCTCCGTGGTGGCCTGTGCCTATGGCCG GTTGGACGACGGGGACTGGAGCACACTGAAGTCCTTCGTGTGTGCCTGGAACCTGGACAGGCGAGGCCTGAACCCCCAGCAGCCGTCAGCAGCGGTGGAGGTGCCCAGCGCCGTCATGTGCCTGGCCTTCCACCCCACGCAGCCGTCCCATGTCGCAG GCGGCTTGTACAGTGGTGAGGTGCTGGTGTGGGACGTGAGCCATCCCGAGGACCCGCTGCTGTGGCGCACGGGCCTGACGGACGACACGCACACCGACCCTGTGTACCAG GTGGTTTGGCTACCTGAGCCCCGGCACAGCCACCGCTTCCAGGTGCTGAGTGTGGCCACGGACGGGAAAGTGCTGCTCtggcaggggggcggggcgggccagCTGCAGCTCACGGAGGGCTTCGCCCTGGTCGTGCAGCAGCTCCCGAGGAACACCAAGCTAAAGAAG CCTCCCCGGGGGGAGACCGAGGTGGGTGCTACGGCGGTGGCTTTCTCCGGCTTTGACCCCAGCCTCTTTGTTCTGGGCACGGAAGGTGGCTTCCCGCTCAAGTGTTCCCTGGCAGCAGAAGAGGCCGCCCTCACGCGGATGCCTAGCTCTGTGCCCTTGCGGGCCCCGGCACGGTTCACCTTCTCTCCCCATGGTGGTCCCATCTACTCTGTGAGCTGTTCCCCCTTCCACAG GAATCTCTTCCTGAGTGCGGGGACCGACGGCCACATCCACCTGTACTCCATGTTGCAGGCCCAGCCCCTGGCCTCCCTGCAGCTGTCCCACAAGTACCTGTTTGCCGTGCGCTGGTCCCCAGTGCGCCCCTTGGTGTTTGCGGCTGCTTCCGGGGAAG gTGACGTGCAGCTGTTTGACCTACAGAAAAGCTCCCAGAAACCCACAGTTTCAATCAAGCAAACCCAGGATGATAGCCCGGTCTACTGTCTTGAGTTTAATCGCCAACAGACTCAGCTCCTGGCTGCCGGTGACGCCAAGGGCACTGTAAAGGTGTGGCAGCTGAGCACCGAGTTCACTGAACAAGGACCccgggagacagaggacctggaGCAGCTGGCAGCAGAGGTGGCCACCTGA